Proteins co-encoded in one Corylus avellana chromosome ca9, CavTom2PMs-1.0 genomic window:
- the LOC132191778 gene encoding L-type lectin-domain containing receptor kinase VIII.2-like — MAALSISRRFAAVTFFVFFFKSLAADPDSSFSFTRFGNDPKIESKIGVYGDAKVVNGGYAVQLTGPESSIAGLVKYKNPIKLVEGKSRNLVSFSTYFSFAMTTGNSDGLDFLMVPSGFNDTSPFGLSLESGKSKIEFVAVRFNTLTDSDDGLVKNHVGIGVGNVLSAGLSNASAYNLGPRSEKIHVWIDYEAASKGLEIRLSEHGGSRPSSPLLSYLIDLSKALEEEEMFVSFRSSAGNSSKTCFLHSWSFKIRYVPNWMHSEPLDPNAFAKSTKTLAVPKRSDCLSRVLAAMIFGAACGALAAFTVLYLWTIFGNRRPVAPEEFSMQPMDCEYKKVKIVVDKAIEDGKK; from the coding sequence ATGGCCGCATTATCCATTTCCAGGCGCTTCGCTGCCGTAACTTTCTTCGTTTTCTTCTTTAAATCCTTAGCTGCAGACCCGGATTCTTCTTTCTCATTCACACGTTTCGGCAACGATCCAAAAATTGAGTCCAAGATCGGTGTGTATGGGGATGCAAAGGTTGTTAATGGCGGGTATGCGGTTCAACTAACTGGTCCGGAGAGTTCAATTGCTGGGCTAGTCAAGTACAAGAACCCCATTAAACTTGTCGAAGGTAAGTCTAGaaatttggtttctttttcGACATACTTCTCCTTCGCAATGACTACCGGTAATAGTGATGGTTTAGATTTCCTTATGGTTCCAAGTGGTTTCAATGATACTAGTCCATTTGGGCTTTCTCTAGAATCTGGGAAAAGTAAAATTGAGTTTGTTGCTGTTAGATTTAATACATTAACGGATAGTGATGATggtttggttaagaatcatgtAGGAATTGGTGTGGGTAATGTTTTATCAGCAGGATTGAGCAATGCTTCTGCTTATAATTTGGGTCCTCGTAGTGAAAAAATCCATGTTTGGATAGATTATGAAGCTGCTTCAAAAGGGTTAGAGATTAGGTTGAGTGAACATGGTGGTTCGAGGCCCTCTAGTCCGTTGCTCTCGTACCTGATTGACTTGTCCAAAGCCTTGGAGGAAGAGGAAATGTTTGTGAGCTTTCGATCTTCGGCTGGGAATTCTTCTAAGACTTGTTTTCTGCATTCGTGGAGTTTCAAGATTAGATATGTTCCGAATTGGATGCATTCTGAGCCATTGGATCCTAATGCCTTTGCTAAAAGCACCAAAACTTTGGCAGTTCCAAAGAGAAGTGATTGCCTCTCGAGAGTGCTCGCTGCAATGATTTTCGGTGCTGCCTGTGGAGCATTGGCAGCATTTACTGTGTTGTATTTGTGGACAATCTTTGGTAATAGGCGTCCGGTGGCGCCGGAGGAGTTTTCCATGCAGCCCATGGATTGCGAgtacaaaaaagttaaaatagtTGTAGATAAAGCCATCGAAGATGGCAAGAAGTAG
- the LOC132191845 gene encoding fructose-1,6-bisphosphatase, chloroplastic-like, with product MVTHLTIHSFNAQSLFLRVKNQAQEHEEEEEEEAMVSVAAATRPSHLLFSSSRSLSPFQQCVFESKTLVTCPNNNSSNGKKKHVAAGVRCMAVGTADQAAGAKKKKGAFEIQTLTNWLLKQEQAGAIDAELTIVLSSISMACKQIASLVQRASISNLTGVQGAVNIQGEDQKKLDVVSNEVFSNCLRSSGRTGIIASEEEDVPVAVEESYSGNYIVVFDPLDGSSNIDAAVSTGSIFGIYSPNDECLADHGDDDTLDNVEQRCVVSVCQPGSNLLAAGYCMYSSSVIFVLTIGTGVFAFSLDPMYGEFVLTQENIQIPKAGKIYSFNEGNYQLWDDKLKKYIDDLKDPGPTGKPYSARYIGSLVGDFHRTLLYGGIYGYPRDKKSKNGKLRLLYECAPMSFIVEQAGGKGSDGHRRVLDIMPNEIHQRVPLYIGSLEEVEKLEKYLA from the exons ATGGTTACCCACCTCACAATCCACTCCTTCAATGCGCAATCTCTGTTTCTTAGAGTAAAAAATCAAGCACAAGaacacgaagaagaagaagaagaagaagccatgGTTTCAGTAGCAGCAGCAACGAGACCATCACATCTCCTATTCTCAAGCTCTCGTTCCCTCTCACCTTTCCAACAATGCGTTTTTGAATCCAAGACACTTGTGACGTGTCccaacaacaacagcagcaaTGGGAAGAAGAAACATGTCGCAGCCGGGGTTCGATGCATGGCTGTGGGAACAGCAGATCAGGCGGCCGGCGCGAAGAAGAAAAAGGGCGCGTTTGAGATTCAAACGCTGACCAACTGGTTGTTGAAGCAAGAACAGGCGGGCGCGATTGATGCGGAGCTCACGATTGTGCTGTCGAGCATCTCCATGGCGTGCAAGCAGATTGCTTCGCTGGTGCAGAGAGCTAGCATTTCCAACCTCACTGGTGTACAGGGTGCTGTTAACATTCAAGGGGAGGACCAGAAGAAACTTGACGTCGTCTCAAATGAG GTATTCTCGAATTGCTTGAGATCAAGTGGACGAACGGGGATCATAGCATCAGAGGAAGAGGATGTGCCCGTAGCAGTGGAAGAGAGCTACTCCGGCAACTACATCGTTGTATTTGACCCTCTTGATGGCTCATCCAACATTGACGCAGCTGTGTCCACTGGTTCCATCTTTGGAATTTACAGCCCAAATGACGAGTGCCTGGCAGATCACGGTGACGATGACACT CTTGACAACGTGGAACAGAGGTGCGTTGTAAGCGTGTGCCAACCAGGAAGCAACCTTCTTGCTGCCGGCTACTGCATGTATTCGAGCTCCGTCATCTTCGTGCTAACGATCGGAACCGGTGTATTTGCCTTCTCCTTGGACCCAATGTACGGGGAATTCGTGTTGACTCAGGAGAATATCCAGATACCCAAAGCCGGAAAAATCTACTCATTCAATGAAGGGAATTATCAGCTTTGGGATGACAAGTTGAAGAAGTACATTGATGATCTCAAGGACCCCGGCCCTACCGGCAAGCCGTATTCTGCTCGGTACATCGGTAGCTTGGTCGGCGACTTCCACCGTACGCTGCTGTACGGTGGCATTTATGGGTACCCTAGAGACAAGAAGAGCAAGAACGGGAAGCTGAGGCTTCTCTATGAATGTGCACCGATGAGCTTTATAGTCGAACAAGCCGGCGGGAAAGGATCCGACGGCCATCGTAGAGTTCTTGACATTATGCCAAATGAG ATCCATCAACGTGTTCCACTTTACATTGGAAGCTTGGAGGAAGTGGAGAAACTGGAGAAGTATTTAGCTTGA
- the LOC132192258 gene encoding uncharacterized protein LOC132192258: MALLCQKKMKLGLLLWRSPSQHSLSLPSLPFPSPTTKHPILLISANTQEELTARERRRLRNERRESKGATNWREQVEERLIKKPKKRYASWTDELNLDNLAKLGPQWWVIRVSRIKVQDAAEVLARSLAKNFPDMDFKVYAPAIHVKRKLKNGSYSVTPKPLFRGCVFLRFVLNKEIHDFIRECDGVGGFVGSRVGNTKKQINKPRPVSVVDMEAIFRQAKEEQEKTDRAFEEDQQKESLNSEMPIVDSHLDPNDETKSEMDLKPKRKSRKASDPLTDGSSTAKDYKLLVPGSTVRVVSGTLAEFVGNLKKMNRKTGKATVGFTLFGKESLVDLDVNDIIAETN, from the exons ATGGCCCTCCTCTGTCAGAAGAAGATGAAGCTAGGACTTCTGCTATGGAGGAGTCCTTCCCAACACTCTCTCTCGCTACCTTCCCTTCCCTTTCCAAGCCCCACAACCAAACACCCCATCCTACTCATCTCCGCCAACACCCAGGAGGAGCTCACGGCGAGGGAGAGGAGGCGGCTCAGGAACGAGAGGAGAGAGAGCAAAGGCGCCACCAACTGGAGAGAGCAAGTGGAGGAGAGGCTCATCAAGAAGCCCAAGAAGAGGTACGCCTCTTGGACCGATGAGCTCAACCTCGATAACCTCGCTAAGTTGGGTCCCCAGTGGTGGGTTATTCGGGTTTCCCGGATCAAGGTCCAGGATGCCGCCGAAGTCCTCGCTCGCTCACTGGCAAAGAACTTCCCGGACATGGATTTCAAG GTCTATGCTCCAGCCATCCATGTGAAGAGGAAATTGAAGAATGGTTCCTACTCAGTCACACCAAAGCCCCTGTTTCGTGGGTGTGTTTTCTTAAGATTTGTATTGAATAAAGAGATACATGACTTCATAAGAGAGTGCGATGGAGTTGGGGGCTTTGTTGGTTCCAGAGTCGGAAATAC GAAAAAACAGATCAACAAACCTAGGCCAGTATCTGTTGTTGATATGGAAGCGATCTTTAGACAGGCAAAAGAGGAACAAGAAAAAACTGACCGAGCTTTTGAGGAAGACCAGCAAAAGGAAAGCCTCAACTCTGAGATGCCCATTGTTGACTCTCATTTAGATCCCAATGATGAAACAAAATCTGAGATGGATTTGAAGCcaaaaaggaaatccagaaaaGCTTCTGATCCTCTCACAGATGGTTCATCTACAGCGAAGGATTATAAGCTCCTTGTCCCAGGTTCAACTGTTCGGGTTGTATCTGGAACTCTTGCAGAATTCGTAGGCAACCTTAAGAAGATGAATCGCAAAACTGGAAAG GCAACTGTGGGGTTCACGCTATTTGGGAAGGAAAGTTTGGTAGATCTAGATGTCAATGATATTATTGCAGAGactaactaa
- the LOC132161732 gene encoding uncharacterized protein LOC132161732, translated as MRNRSRAKKPEAFGKGKVTPIQVAFIVDRYLLDNNFSETRSIFRTEASSLISNSPVREAPKSLLSLGDMLDEYICLKEQKVMVDQERVRLEQEKCRVQTLLQGMQAVMNTYNSSGGFPSQMNISSGATRSAVVAVSQPFLPNSSPSGCPVNNTPTVNPVSTPINTIMKPGSLPSPITDPSVKKRKDCKVSIDAAQAAKRSRSKVPARNFTNRGVNTLPQSDNALDCQEIAQPSCAIRSSPDNCLPDEPLVQGSSVAKCLFNQPLLSIPSNSSDPKTPVKPNSSPSDKSTSPLEISSSANCSNRNTSQAVTPTRCTVISSKRVTVSPNSQILYSMERSHCISASSPIKTNLKRHSRRDHVKGRLDFDVSDVATNSDKPIVGEISTSESGKEEDIFDIDFPNLDALGDFSFSEMLGDLDLGLEGVDYTCHPTLGSSVDTISGSSSPESVDVNMRANQLMSEYSSTVTEVLSGKGMNINGPDSLTAVKSITQCITILSPAKSRSSLVQDYRSEEIDCLKE; from the exons ATGAGGAATAGATCCAGAGCTAAAAAGCCAGAGGCTTTCGGAAAGGGGAAGGTGACTCCGATCCAAGTCGCATTCATCGTGGACCGCTATCTCTTAGACAACAACTTCTCCGAAACCCGCTCCATTTTCAGAACCGAAGCTTCTTCTCTCATCTCAAATTCTCCCGTTCGAGAG GCACCCAAGAGCCTGTTGAGTTTGGGCGATATGTTGGACGAGTATATCTGTTTGAAGGAGCAGAAGGTGATGGTGGATCAGGAAAGGGTCCGATTGGAGCAAGAGAAATGCCGGGTCCAGACCCTCTTGCAGGGAATGCAAGCTGTCATGAACACTTACAATTCCAGCGGAGGCTTCCCGTCGCAGATGAATATCTCCAGCGGCGCTACCAGATCGGCGGTTGTGGCGGTTTCACAACCATTCCTACCAAATAGTTCTCCTTCAG GTTGCCCAGTAAACAATACACCAACTGTGAATCCAGTGTCCACGCCAATCAACACCATTATGAAGCCTGGAAGTTTACCCTCACCAATCACAGACCCCTCTGTGAAAAAGAGAAAGGACTGTAAAGTTTCTATAGATGCGGCTCAAGCTGCAAAGAGATCTCGCAGTAAGGTACCCGCCAGGAACTTCACAAACAGAG GTGTGAATACACTTCCGCAATCGGATAATGCACTTGATTGCCAGGAAATTGCTCAGCCCTCTTGTGCAATTCGATCATCACCTGATAACTGTCTTCCTGATGAGCCATTGGTTCAAGGATCCAGTGTTGCTAAATGTTTGTTCAACCAGCCTTTGCTCTCTATTCCAAGCAATTCATCTGACCCCAAGACACCTGTGAAACCAAACTCCTCCCCAAGTGATAAATCCACATCTCCTCTGGAGATCTCTTCCAGTGCAAATTGCAGTAACAGAAATACTTCTCAAGCAGTCACCCCTACTCGTTGCACTGTAATCTCTTCCAAGAGAGTTACGGTAAGCCCAAACAGTCAAATACTGTATTCCATGGAGAGAAGCCATTGCATTTCTGCTTCATCGCCAATCAAGACAAACTTGAAGAGGCATAGTAGGAGGGATCATGTAAAAGGAAGGCTAGATTTTGATGTTTCCGATGTGGCAACAAATTCAGACAAACCAATCGTTGGTGAAATTTCTACATCTGAGTCTGGAAAGGAAGAGGACATTTTTGACATTGATTTTCCTAACTTAGACGCACTTGGAGATTTCTCCTTCTCCGAAATGTTAGGAGATCTTGATCTAGGCTTGGAAGGTGTTGACTATACTTGCCATCCTACCCTGGGTTCTTCTGTTGATACGATTTCGGG CTCATCATCTCCTGAATCGGTGGATGTTAATATGAGGGCCAATCAACTTATGTCAGAATATTCATCAACTGTGACAGAAGTATTGTCTGGGAAAGGCATGAATATCAATG GCCCAGATTCTCTGACTGCAGTGAAGTCCATAACACAATGCATAACAATTTTAAGCCCTG CAAAAAGTCGTAGTTCTCTGGTTCAAGATTATCGCTCAGAAGAAATTGACTGTTTAAAGGAATGA